A genomic region of Christiangramia sp. OXR-203 contains the following coding sequences:
- a CDS encoding glycosyltransferase: protein MKKRILYIGNDLRINSFTVTYISFFSKMLRKEGYEVKTASTRSNKALRLTEMLGLIARYKNSTDIVLIDTYGALNFYYAYLVGKACQLLDLEYIPILHGGNLPERLEKSKSFSESLFGNSKVNIAPSMFLMDAFEKHGFQNTKVIPNAIKTSNYPFKRRETFQPKLLWVRRFQERYNPIMAIEVLKIVSEKYPKASLCMVGPEKDGTMKTCKKLAEKYKLDVRFTGKLKKKYWSSLSQHYDFFINTTTVDNTPISVIEAMSLGLVVVSTNVGGMPQLIDHKTDGILVEDRSAHQMAMSIQNIVENPDSGILLCKNAKVKVDQFDWSCVRDDWNQVLA from the coding sequence ATGAAAAAAAGGATCCTGTACATAGGAAACGACTTGCGAATTAATAGTTTTACCGTCACCTATATCTCTTTTTTCAGTAAAATGTTAAGGAAAGAAGGTTACGAGGTTAAAACTGCATCTACACGATCCAATAAGGCTTTGCGCCTTACCGAAATGCTTGGGCTAATTGCACGCTACAAGAATTCTACAGATATTGTACTTATCGATACTTATGGTGCCCTGAACTTTTATTATGCTTATCTGGTTGGGAAAGCCTGTCAGCTTTTGGATCTTGAGTATATCCCAATATTACATGGTGGAAATTTGCCGGAACGACTGGAAAAATCAAAATCATTTAGTGAAAGTCTCTTCGGAAATTCAAAGGTTAATATAGCACCCTCGATGTTTTTAATGGATGCGTTCGAAAAGCATGGCTTTCAAAATACCAAAGTAATTCCTAACGCCATAAAAACGTCAAACTACCCATTCAAAAGGCGTGAAACTTTTCAGCCTAAATTGCTGTGGGTACGACGTTTCCAGGAGCGATATAATCCTATTATGGCTATAGAAGTATTGAAGATAGTTTCTGAAAAATATCCAAAGGCAAGTCTATGTATGGTAGGCCCGGAGAAAGATGGCACCATGAAAACCTGTAAGAAACTTGCGGAGAAATATAAGCTTGATGTTCGTTTTACCGGGAAATTAAAGAAGAAATACTGGTCCTCCCTATCTCAACATTATGACTTTTTTATTAATACCACCACTGTGGATAATACCCCAATAAGCGTCATTGAAGCGATGAGCCTTGGCCTGGTGGTAGTTAGTACCAACGTAGGCGGGATGCCCCAGTTGATAGATCATAAAACAGATGGGATCCTGGTTGAAGACAGATCTGCTCATCAAATGGCCATGTCTATTCAGAATATCGTGGAAAATCCGGACTCAGGGATATTGCTTTGTAAGAATGCCAAAGTTAAGGTTGATCAATTTGACTGGAGCTGCGTAAGAGATGACTGGAATCAAGTTCTGGCCTGA